One genomic segment of Brachyhypopomus gauderio isolate BG-103 chromosome 19, BGAUD_0.2, whole genome shotgun sequence includes these proteins:
- the LOC143482852 gene encoding myosin regulatory light chain 2B, cardiac muscle isoform-like: MPPKKAKKKEAGSSNVFTMFEQSQIQEFKEAFTIMDQNRDGFIDKNDLRDTFAAVGRLNVGNEELEDMLKEAPGAINFTVFLSMFGEKLKGTDPEETILNAFKIFDPEGSGVLKGDEIKYYLMSQADKFSEAEINQMFTNFPLDVAGNLDYKNLCYVITHGEDKEQE; the protein is encoded by the exons ATG CCGCCCAAAAAGGCCAAGAAGAAGGAGGCGGGGAGCTCCAACGTCTTCACCATGTTCGAGCAGTCTCAGATCCAGGAGTTCAAGGAG GCATTCACCATTATGGACCAGAACAGAGATGGCTTCATCGACAAGAACGACCTCCGAGACACGTTTGCTGCTGTAG GTCGACTGAATGTGGGGAACGAGGAGCTGGAGGACATGTTGAAGGAGGCGCCCGGCGCCATCAACTTCACTGTGTTCCTCAGCATGTTCGGAGAGAAGCTGAAAG GTACCGACCCGGAGGAGACCATCCTCAACGCTTTCAAAATCTTCGACCCAGAGGGCTCGGGTGTCCTGAAGGGAGATGA GATCAAGTATTATCTGATGTCTCAGGCAGATAAATTCAGTGAAGCTGAG ATAAATCAGATGTTCACCAACTTCCCACTGGATGTTGCCGGTAACCTTGACTACAAGAACCTCTGCTATGTCATCACACATGGGGAGGACAAGGAGCAGGAGTAG